Proteins from a genomic interval of Choristoneura fumiferana chromosome 12, NRCan_CFum_1, whole genome shotgun sequence:
- the LOC141433540 gene encoding maltase A1-like, with protein sequence MRFLLLVALAGAAAASNLDWWRTALVYQIYPRSFKDSDGDGIGDLNGITSKLGYLHDTGVDAIWLSPIYKSPMYDFGYDITDYRDIAPEFGTMEDFDNLMAEAKKLGLKVVLDYVPNHTGNESEWFQKSCRREDGYDDYYVWADGTPNYDNPEEMLPPNNWISIFRKSAWEYNEERQQFYLHQFVIGQPDLNYREPKVQEEMKDVLRFWLDKGVSGFRVDAINMMYEVDPNQFGGRYPDEPLSNDASSYSPDDYNYLNHIYTKDLEDTYNVVYDWRDVLDEYILKDGEYKIMMTEAYTDLHLMLRYYGNEHRNGSIPFNFSFLGDIKNTSTAQDMKAVIDKWMTYMPVGQVANWVNGNHDQSRVANRQGTDRIDAMNLLALILPGVTLTYQGEEIGMTDGFVSWEETVDPQACNTDDPINYAKSSRDPNRTPYHWDASKNAGFSDTDGKTWLPIASNYKTVNLANEMANSRSHYHFYKDVVALKKTDTVRLGDLETRALSENVLAVARLLPGSRAVVGVVNLSDKVQDVDLSSIRLLPSLLEVKAAGVDSALRKGEKVVKSRFTMAPHSAVALQSILWVPHIIV encoded by the exons ATGCGTTTCCTATTGCTGGTGGCTCTGGCCGGGGCGGCGGCCGCTTCCAACCTCGACTGGTGGAGGACGGCGCTGGTGTACCAGATATACCCGCGCTCGTTTAAAGACAGCGATGGCGACGGTATTGGGGATCTGAATG GCATAACCTCGAAGCTGGGGTACCTCCACGATACGGGGGTGGACGCGATCTGGCTGTCACCGATCTACAAATCCCCCATGTACGACTTTGGCTACGACATTACCGACTACCGCGACATAGCGCCGGAATTCGGCACCATGGAGGATTTTGACAACCTGATGGCTGAGGCAAAGAAGCTTG GTTTAAAGGTAGTTTTAGACTACGTGCCGAACCATACCGGCAACGAGAGCGAATGGTTCCAAAAGTCGTGCAGGCGCGAGGACGGATACGACGACTATTACGTGTGGGCCGACGGGACGCCTAACTACGACAACCCTGAGGAGATGCTGCCGCCTAACAACTGG ATCAGCATCTTCCGCAAAAGCGCCTGGGAGTACAACGAAGAACGCCAGCAGTTCTACTTGCATCAGTTCGTCATCGGCCAACCTGATCTTAACTACCGCGAGCCGAAAGTGCAGGAAGAGATGAAG GATGTGCTCCGTTTTTGGTTGGACAAGGGCGTATCCGGGTTCCGTGTGGACGCTATCAACATGATGTATGAAGTGGACCCCAATCAGTTTGGAGGACGGTACCCCGACGAACCTCTTTCCA aTGACGCAAGCTCGTACAGCCCCGACGACTACAATTATCTGAACCACATCTACACCAAGGATCTCGAAGATACGTACAACGTGGTGTACGATTGGCGCGACGTGCTCGACGAATACATATTGAAGGACGGAGAGTACAAAATCATGATGACGGAAGCCTACACCG ACTTGCACCTTATGCTCCGTTACTACGGCAACGAGCATCGTAACGGCTCCATCCCTTTCAACTTCAGCTTCCTCGGAGACATCAAGAACACCTCGACGGCCCAGGACATGAAGGCAGTCATCGACAAGTGGATGACTTACATGCCCGTAGGACAGGTCGCCAACTGGGTC AACGGCAACCACGACCAAAGCCGCGTGGCCAACCGTCAGGGCACGGACCGCATCGACGCTATGAACTTGTTGGCACTGATCCTGCCCGGAGTCACCCTCACTTACCAG GGTGAGGAAATCGGCATGACCGACGGCTTCGTGTCCTGGGAGGAAACCGTCGACCCCCAAGCCTGCAACACCGACGACCCCATCAACTACGCCAAGAGTTCCCGCGACCCCAACAGAACCCCTTACCACTGGGACGCGTCCAAGAACGCCGGCTTCTCCGATACTGACGGAAAAACTTGGCTACCCATCGCCAGTAACTACAAGACGGTCAATTTGGCCAACGAAATGGCGAATTCCAGGAGCCATTATCAC TTCTACAAGGACGTGGTGGCGCTGAAGAAGACAGACACGGTCCGTTTGGGCGACCTGGAAACTAGGGCGCTCAGCGAAAACGTGCTTGCTGTGGCCAG GCTGCTGCCGGGCTCCCGCGCCGTAGTGGGCGTGGTGAACCTGTCCGACAAGGTGCAAGACGTGGACCTGTCCTCCATCCGGCTGCTGCCGTCGCTGCTCGAGGTCAAAGCCGCCGGCGTCGACAGCGCGCTAAGGAAGGG TGAAAAGGTGGTCAAGTCCAGGTTCACCATGGCTCCTCACAGCGCAGTGGCATTGCAGTCTATCCTCTGGGTGCCTCACATCATCGTCTGA
- the LOC141433544 gene encoding DNA polymerase epsilon subunit 4-like produces the protein MTDDEHFTDLDISDVIEGTEYPDTEQFIDTEINSEPVESEILNESELVSSDEHVDKKQSTRSEVVKPTRLPIARIKNIMKQDPDVSVISADAAFLVTKATELFLETIVKETYNSATKTRKVITKKDLDYVINMVDCLCFLEGAMDF, from the exons ATGACAGACGACGAGCATTTTACAGACTTAGATATATCAGATGTGATCGAAGGCACAGAATACCCCGACACGGAACAATTTATAGACACTGAAATAAACTCTGAACCTGTTGAGAGTGAAATATTAAATGAATCAGAGCTGGTTAGCTCAGACGAGCATGTGGACAAGAAGCAAAGTACCAGGAGTGAGGTCGTGAAGCCCACGAGGCTGCCGATAGCTAGGATTAAGAATATAATGAAGCAGGACCCGGACGTTAGTGTTATTAGTGCTGATGCTGCTTTTCTGGTTACTAAGGCTACG GAATTATTCTTAGAAACTATAGTGAAGGAAACATACAACAGTGCTACGAAGACAAGGAAGGTCATCACAAAGAAAGATTTAGACTATGTGATCAATATGGTGGACTGCTTGTGTTTCCTGGAGGGAGCTATGGATTTCTAA